From the Butyrivibrio fibrisolvens genome, one window contains:
- a CDS encoding sensor histidine kinase has protein sequence MSDNNKNKIKRPLRRDFMLIFAVLLIGMVGGVLLFNNILLEKYYINDKANVITIAYESVNDAMNSGDITSDSFNIELMRICERYNIDVIVADENSNIVKSSSPDYFYLQKKLWANMLGLSEYSDNPTILIQKDDYILQIDTDARTDTDYMEMFGFLDNGNVFMIRSALEGIKDSVRISNTFMTYVAIGILLIGALLSFFLARRITKPISKLTEISNRMKELDFDAKYTSKHKNELDLLGENINELSETLEKTIRELKTANLELKKDIETKEKIDKMRSEFLANVSHELKTPIALIQGYAEGLQDGIADDDPESREFYCDVIVDEAGKMNKMVKQLMTLNELEFGKNNYNLERFDIVAVIQNYLKSADILAKQKDVTVQIEDSEPIYVWADEFKVEEVLQNYYSNALNHIDGDRIIKIKFKKGDGVVRVSVYNTGDPIPQDSIEHLWEKFYKVDKARTREYGGSGVGLSIVKAIMDSMGQRYGVVNCEKGVEFWFELETC, from the coding sequence ATGAGTGATAATAACAAAAACAAAATAAAAAGACCGCTTCGCCGTGACTTCATGCTTATCTTTGCAGTACTTTTAATAGGCATGGTGGGCGGCGTTTTGCTTTTTAATAATATATTACTTGAAAAATATTATATAAATGATAAAGCTAATGTAATAACTATAGCTTATGAAAGCGTCAATGATGCGATGAATTCAGGGGACATTACCTCGGATTCTTTTAACATAGAACTGATGAGGATATGTGAACGCTATAACATTGATGTTATCGTTGCGGACGAAAATTCGAACATCGTAAAATCGTCATCTCCTGATTATTTTTATCTTCAGAAAAAACTATGGGCTAACATGCTGGGGTTATCTGAATATAGTGATAATCCGACGATACTGATTCAAAAAGACGATTATATTCTCCAAATAGACACAGATGCAAGAACAGATACTGATTATATGGAAATGTTCGGCTTTTTGGATAATGGAAATGTATTCATGATAAGAAGTGCGCTGGAAGGAATTAAAGACAGTGTACGAATTTCCAATACTTTTATGACTTATGTAGCGATAGGAATTCTTTTGATCGGGGCGTTATTATCTTTTTTTCTGGCAAGAAGGATCACTAAACCAATCAGTAAACTTACTGAAATCTCAAATAGGATGAAGGAACTGGATTTCGATGCAAAATATACGAGCAAACATAAAAATGAGCTTGATCTTCTGGGAGAAAATATAAACGAACTTTCGGAAACGCTTGAAAAAACGATACGTGAATTGAAGACAGCTAACCTGGAACTGAAAAAAGATATTGAAACCAAAGAAAAGATAGACAAGATGAGGAGTGAATTTCTTGCAAATGTTTCTCACGAGCTCAAGACTCCTATTGCACTGATCCAAGGATATGCAGAAGGACTGCAGGATGGAATAGCAGATGATGATCCTGAAAGCAGGGAGTTTTACTGCGATGTAATTGTAGATGAAGCGGGCAAGATGAATAAGATGGTCAAACAGCTTATGACGCTCAATGAGCTGGAATTTGGCAAGAACAATTATAATCTTGAACGCTTTGATATAGTAGCGGTTATTCAGAATTATCTCAAATCAGCCGATATATTAGCGAAGCAGAAAGATGTCACTGTGCAGATAGAGGATTCTGAACCGATATATGTCTGGGCAGATGAATTCAAGGTAGAGGAGGTACTTCAGAACTATTACAGCAATGCTCTAAACCATATAGATGGAGACAGGATAATAAAGATAAAATTCAAAAAAGGTGACGGAGTAGTTAGGGTGTCCGTCTATAATACTGGAGATCCAATTCCTCAAGATAGTATTGAACATCTCTGGGAGAAGTTTTATAAAGTTGATAAAGCAAGAACCAGAGAATACGGCGGAAGCGGCGTGGGTCTGTCGATAGTGAAAGCTATCATGGACTCAATGGGACAAAGATATGGAGTTGTGAATTGCGAAAAAGGTGTTGAATTCTGGTTTGAGCTTGAGACCTGCTAG
- a CDS encoding response regulator transcription factor, with translation MDKLKILVVDDESRMRKLVSDFLIKAGYEVEEAGDGMEAIDKFFADKSISLIILDVMMPKMDGWEVCREIRRYSKVPIIMLTARSDERDELQGFELGVDEYISKPFSPKILVARVSAILRRSSQTSNEDSIEEGGIVINKSAHIASIDGTPIELSFKEFELLTYFLENKGIALSRENILNNVWNYDYFGDARTIDTHVKKLRAKLGDKGDMIKTIWGMGYKFEV, from the coding sequence ATGGATAAACTTAAGATTTTAGTAGTAGATGATGAAAGCAGAATGAGAAAACTTGTCAGTGATTTCCTGATAAAAGCCGGGTATGAAGTGGAAGAGGCCGGTGATGGAATGGAAGCTATAGACAAGTTTTTTGCTGATAAGAGTATATCTTTGATAATACTTGATGTGATGATGCCTAAGATGGACGGATGGGAAGTATGTCGCGAGATAAGAAGGTACAGCAAAGTCCCGATAATAATGCTGACTGCAAGGTCTGATGAAAGAGATGAGCTTCAGGGATTTGAACTTGGAGTGGATGAATATATATCTAAACCATTTAGCCCTAAGATTCTCGTTGCCAGAGTTTCGGCTATACTTAGAAGAAGCTCTCAGACGTCTAATGAAGATTCTATCGAAGAAGGCGGTATCGTTATCAATAAATCTGCTCATATTGCTTCTATCGATGGTACCCCTATTGAACTATCTTTTAAGGAGTTTGAACTGCTTACTTATTTCCTTGAGAATAAAGGAATCGCACTTTCGAGAGAAAATATTCTGAATAATGTTTGGAATTATGACTACTTCGGTGATGCAAGAACCATAGATACTCATGTAAAAAAACTAAGAGCAAAACTAGGAGATAAAGGTGACATGATAAAGACTATTTGGGGGATGGGATATAAGTTTGAGGTATAG